Genomic DNA from Equus quagga isolate Etosha38 chromosome 10, UCLA_HA_Equagga_1.0, whole genome shotgun sequence:
CCACCCCAGCGGCAGGCGCGGGAGGCCCCGCAGCCCCGGGCGGTGCAGGCAAGAGTAGCGCGAACACAGGCGGCGGAGCGAACGcaggcggcggcagcggcggggGCGCgagcggcgggggcgggggcagcgACCAGGATCGCGTGAAGCGGCCCATGAACGCCTTCATGGTGTGGTCCCGCGGCCAGCGGCGCAAGATGGCCCTGGAGAACCCCAAGATGCACAACTCTGAGATCAGCAAGCGCTTGGGCGCCGACTGGAAACTGCTGACCGATGCCGAGAAGCGGCCGTTCATAGACGAGGCCAAGCGACTGCGCGCTGTGCACATGAAAGAGTACCCGGACTACAAGTACCGGCCGCGCCGCAAGACCAAGACGCTGCTCAAGAAGGACAAGTACTCCCTGCCCGGCGGCCTTCTGCCCCCCggcgctgccgccgccgccgctgccgccgccgccgccgccgccgccgccgccagcagCCCGGTGGGCGTGGGCCAGCGCCTGGACACGTACACACACGTGAACGGCTGGGCCAACGGCGCGTACTCGCTGGTGCAGGAGCAGCTAGGCTACGCGCAGCCCGCGACCATGAGcagcgcgccgccgccgcccgcgctgCCGCAGATGCACCGCTACGACATGGCCGGCCTGCAGTACAGCCCCATGATGCCGCCCGGCGCTCAGAGCTACATGaacgccgctgccgccgccgccgccgcctcgggTTACGGGGGCATGGCGCCCTcggccgctgccgccgccgccgccgcctacGGGCAGCAgcccgccaccgccgccgccgccgcagccgccgccgccgccatgaGCCTGGGCCCCATGGGCACGGTGGTGAAGACCGAGCCCAGCTCGCCGCCGCCCGCCATCACATCGCACTCGCAGCGCGCGTGCCTTGGCGACCTGCGCGACATGATCAGCATGTACCTGCCGCCCGGCGGGGACGCGGCTGACGCCGCCTCGCCGCTGCCAGGCGGCCGCCTGCACAGCGTACACCAGCACTACCAGGGCGCCGGGACTGCCGTCAACGGAACGGTGCCACTGACCCACATCTGAGCGCCGGCCTGAGCTcgccgcccctcctcccccaccccgccccgcacCCACACGTTGGGATGCCTTGTTGTTTAGCTTTGCTTGCCTGGGACTGTTGCCTTGTACCGATGGTGGGGAGGACAAAGTTTTGCTGT
This window encodes:
- the SOX3 gene encoding transcription factor SOX-3, whose amino-acid sequence is MRPARDNASGASSPRVPADLARSTSTSLPFPPDPLAHRPPSAPPTESPGLFTVAAPAPGAPSPPATLAHLLPAPAMYSLLETELKNPVGPPTPAAGAGGPAAPGGAGKSSANTGGGANAGGGSGGGASGGGGGSDQDRVKRPMNAFMVWSRGQRRKMALENPKMHNSEISKRLGADWKLLTDAEKRPFIDEAKRLRAVHMKEYPDYKYRPRRKTKTLLKKDKYSLPGGLLPPGAAAAAAAAAAAAAAAASSPVGVGQRLDTYTHVNGWANGAYSLVQEQLGYAQPATMSSAPPPPALPQMHRYDMAGLQYSPMMPPGAQSYMNAAAAAAAASGYGGMAPSAAAAAAAAYGQQPATAAAAAAAAAAMSLGPMGTVVKTEPSSPPPAITSHSQRACLGDLRDMISMYLPPGGDAADAASPLPGGRLHSVHQHYQGAGTAVNGTVPLTHI